In one Achromobacter spanius genomic region, the following are encoded:
- a CDS encoding ABC-F family ATP-binding cassette domain-containing protein, translating to MIRATGLTLRRGTKVLLDNAEFVVHPGERVGIVGKNGAGKSSLFALLTGALDLDAGTVNLPAGWRIASVKQELDADDRPAREFVIDGDTHLRELQARRAELTDDQGTQIAEVEAALIEAGAWSAASRAEQLLAGLGFKPSEWMLPVESFSGGWRMRLALASALMAPSELLLLDEPTNHLDLDAMLWLEKWLGAYPGTVMLISHDTEFLDAVAKSILHFDHAKLVRYRGGYGDFLTQRAERLRQTNIAYERQTRETARLQGFIDRFKAKASKAKQAQSRVKALARMQVLAPLHAEAGIDIRIPSPDQVPDPLLTLEHLSAGYTDAAGNTIPILRDVTLMVRAGSRVGVLGANGAGKSTLIKTLAEEIPVQAGERRASRGLAIGYFHQHQLDMLDVDSTPIAHLARLAPETREQELRNYLGGFGFSGDTVTSKVGPMSGGEKARLALSLIVWQKPNLLLLDEPSNHLDVETREALAAALADFGGSMLLVSHDRHLLRTTVDSFWIVADGAVREFDGDLEDYRDWLAARNAGERAEAARESAEGSEPVVDRKAQRRAEAEQRQRLSALRKPLESKLAKVEAEMEKLRAKLHALDAIIADADLYSDARRAERQKVMAEHGEHGKRMDELEEQWLEIQGSLEEIDQSEA from the coding sequence GTGATACGCGCTACTGGATTGACCCTGCGCCGTGGCACGAAAGTGCTGTTGGATAACGCTGAATTTGTCGTGCACCCGGGCGAGCGCGTTGGCATCGTCGGCAAGAACGGCGCGGGCAAGTCCTCGCTGTTCGCGCTGCTGACCGGCGCGCTGGACCTGGACGCCGGCACGGTGAACCTGCCCGCGGGTTGGCGTATCGCCAGCGTCAAGCAGGAACTGGATGCCGACGACCGCCCTGCCCGCGAATTCGTCATTGACGGCGACACGCACCTGCGTGAGTTGCAGGCGCGCCGCGCCGAACTCACGGACGACCAAGGCACGCAGATCGCCGAAGTGGAAGCCGCGCTGATCGAAGCGGGCGCCTGGAGCGCCGCGTCGCGTGCCGAGCAGTTGCTGGCCGGCCTGGGTTTCAAGCCCAGCGAATGGATGCTGCCGGTCGAGAGTTTTTCCGGCGGCTGGCGCATGCGCCTGGCCTTGGCCAGCGCGCTGATGGCCCCGTCCGAACTGCTGCTGCTGGACGAACCCACCAACCACCTGGATCTGGACGCGATGCTGTGGCTGGAGAAATGGCTGGGCGCCTATCCGGGCACCGTCATGCTGATCTCCCACGACACCGAGTTCCTGGACGCGGTGGCCAAGTCCATCTTGCATTTCGACCACGCCAAGCTGGTGCGCTATCGCGGGGGTTATGGTGATTTCCTGACGCAACGCGCCGAGCGCCTGCGCCAGACCAATATTGCCTACGAACGCCAGACCCGCGAAACCGCGCGCCTGCAAGGTTTCATTGACCGCTTCAAGGCCAAGGCGTCCAAGGCCAAGCAGGCGCAAAGCCGGGTCAAGGCGCTGGCGCGCATGCAGGTGCTGGCGCCGCTGCATGCGGAAGCGGGCATCGACATTCGCATCCCCTCGCCTGACCAGGTGCCCGACCCGCTGCTGACGCTGGAGCACTTGTCCGCCGGCTATACCGACGCGGCGGGCAACACCATTCCCATCCTGCGCGACGTCACGCTCATGGTGCGCGCGGGCAGCCGTGTGGGGGTGCTGGGCGCCAATGGCGCGGGCAAGAGCACGCTGATCAAGACCCTGGCGGAAGAAATCCCCGTGCAGGCCGGAGAACGCCGCGCCTCGCGCGGCTTGGCCATCGGCTACTTTCACCAGCATCAGCTGGACATGCTGGACGTGGACAGCACGCCTATCGCCCATCTGGCGCGCCTGGCGCCGGAAACGCGCGAACAGGAACTGCGCAATTACCTGGGCGGCTTCGGTTTTTCTGGCGACACGGTCACCAGCAAGGTCGGCCCGATGTCCGGCGGTGAAAAGGCGCGCCTGGCGCTGTCCTTGATCGTCTGGCAAAAGCCCAACCTGCTGCTGCTGGACGAACCCAGCAACCACTTGGATGTGGAAACCCGCGAGGCCCTGGCCGCCGCGCTGGCCGACTTCGGCGGCAGCATGCTGCTGGTTTCGCACGACCGGCACCTGCTGCGCACCACCGTGGACAGCTTCTGGATCGTCGCGGACGGCGCGGTGCGCGAGTTCGACGGCGACCTTGAAGACTATCGGGATTGGCTGGCTGCGCGCAATGCCGGCGAACGGGCGGAGGCCGCACGCGAAAGCGCCGAAGGCAGCGAACCCGTTGTAGACCGGAAGGCGCAGCGTCGGGCCGAGGCAGAACAACGCCAACGCCTGTCAGCGCTGCGCAAGCCGCTGGAATCCAAGCTGGCCAAAGTCGAGGCCGAGATGGAAAAACTGCGCGCCAAGCTGCACGCGCTGGATGCCATCATCGCCGACGCCGATCTGTATTCCGATGCGCGCCGTGCGGAACGCCAGAAGGTCATGGCCGAGCACGGAGAACACGGCAAGCGCATGGACGAACTGGAAGAGCAATGGCTTGAAATCCAGGGTTCGCTGGAAGAAATCGATCAAAGCGAAGCCTGA
- a CDS encoding DesA family fatty acid desaturase has product MDYILSFIAGGLTQATWWQIVVFTLVVTHITIVAVTVFLHRSQAHRGLDLHPAVMHFFRFWLWMTTGMVTKEWVAIHRKHHAKCEKEGDPHSPMLFGIWKVLFRGAELYREESNNKETMAKFGHGTPDDWLERNVYSKHSLWGVLSMLAIDVALFGAVGVTVWAVQMAWIPFWAAGVVNGIGHYWGYRNYNSPDTSTNVFPWGIVIGGEELHNNHHAHGTSAKFSAKWYEFDIGWAYINILKFFGLAKIKKVAPKLKLDDTRTGIDLRTLQGVITHRYEVMARYADVIKSAAREEMNKLKASRQEGNADCGYTKLRQVRSALHRNEDILQPETLAAVDSAIAQNKSLSTLVQMRRELGRIWESSSASSEQLLHDLQAWCQRAQQSGIAGLEQFAQHLRRYAA; this is encoded by the coding sequence ATGGATTACATCCTCTCCTTCATTGCCGGCGGTCTGACCCAAGCCACTTGGTGGCAGATTGTCGTTTTCACCTTGGTCGTGACGCACATCACGATTGTTGCGGTCACCGTCTTCCTCCATCGCAGCCAAGCGCACCGCGGTCTGGATCTCCATCCAGCCGTCATGCATTTCTTCCGCTTCTGGCTCTGGATGACGACCGGCATGGTCACCAAGGAATGGGTCGCCATTCACCGCAAGCACCACGCCAAGTGCGAAAAGGAAGGCGATCCTCACTCGCCCATGCTGTTCGGCATCTGGAAGGTGCTGTTCCGCGGCGCGGAGCTGTACCGCGAAGAATCGAACAACAAGGAAACCATGGCCAAGTTCGGCCACGGCACGCCTGACGACTGGCTCGAACGCAACGTCTACAGCAAGCACAGCTTGTGGGGCGTGTTGTCCATGCTTGCCATCGACGTCGCCCTGTTCGGCGCTGTCGGCGTCACGGTGTGGGCGGTTCAGATGGCCTGGATTCCCTTCTGGGCAGCCGGCGTCGTCAACGGTATCGGCCACTACTGGGGCTACCGCAACTACAACAGCCCGGACACCAGCACCAACGTGTTCCCCTGGGGCATCGTGATTGGCGGCGAAGAGCTGCACAACAACCACCACGCCCACGGCACGTCGGCCAAGTTCTCGGCCAAGTGGTACGAATTTGACATCGGCTGGGCCTACATCAACATCCTGAAGTTCTTTGGCCTGGCCAAGATCAAGAAGGTTGCGCCCAAGCTGAAGCTGGACGACACCCGCACCGGCATCGATCTGCGCACGCTGCAAGGCGTGATCACGCACCGCTACGAAGTCATGGCCCGCTACGCGGACGTGATCAAGAGCGCCGCTCGCGAAGAAATGAACAAGTTGAAGGCCTCGCGCCAGGAAGGCAACGCGGATTGCGGCTATACCAAGCTGCGTCAGGTGCGTAGTGCCCTGCACCGCAACGAGGACATCCTCCAGCCGGAAACCCTGGCTGCCGTGGACAGCGCCATTGCCCAGAACAAGTCGCTGTCGACGCTGGTGCAAATGCGTCGTGAACTCGGCCGCATCTGGGAAAGCTCCAGCGCCAGCAGCGAACAGCTTCTTCATGACCTGCAGGCCTGGTGCCAGCGCGCCCAGCAAAGCGGCATCGCCGGGCTCGAGCAATTTGCTCAACATCTGCGCCGCTACGCGGCATGA
- a CDS encoding UvrD-helicase domain-containing protein: protein MMLEKLNPEQRAAVTLEPQHALVLAGAGSGKTRVLTTRMAWLIQTGQASPFGLLAVTFTNKAAREMLARMSAILPIDTRGLWIGTFHGLCNRMLRAHHRDAGLPQSFQILDVTDQLAAIKRLMKANGVDDEKYPPRDVQRFINGAKEEGLRPQDVEAYDAHRRRLIEIYQLYEAQCQREGVVDFAELLLRAYELLSRNAPVREHYQRRFRHILVDEFQDTNTLQYKWLRLLAGGGAAIFAVGDDDQSIYAFRGANVGNMSDFERDYAHGTVIRLEQNYRSFGHILDSANALIGHNSGRLGKNLWTDQGEGEPVRVIEQPSDGMEAQWIVDEIRSLIHDGSLRREIAVLYRSNAQSRVIEHAIFSAGIPYKVYGGLRFFERQEIKHALAYLRLMANPHDDTSWMRVVNFPTRGIGARTLEQLADAARAHDTSLYGAVALVGGKGGSNLAQFAQLIHRLIEETRDLPLPEMVEHMLETSGLNAHYKAEREGAERLENLNELITAAAVFASEENYDGMPAGVVPDQATSSTLMPGVVDAPIVASDGLTPLAGFLSHAALEAGDNQAQQGQDAVQLMTVHAAKGLEFDAVFITGLEEGLFPHENSILEQSGLEEERRLMYVAITRARQRLYISLAQSRMLHGQTRYAMRSRFLDEIPEEHLKWLSPKAGLAPLSSTGAGWGGGNRGDAFGRKATNTIAPRQPRGIASGVTVGDKQYRVGQGVHHARFGDGTIIGLSGAGQDAQAEIQFRDVGAKTLALGIAKLDIVQG, encoded by the coding sequence ATGATGCTAGAGAAGCTCAACCCTGAACAACGCGCCGCAGTAACGTTAGAACCGCAGCACGCCCTGGTCTTGGCCGGGGCGGGCAGCGGGAAGACCCGGGTACTCACTACCCGCATGGCCTGGCTGATTCAAACCGGCCAGGCCTCGCCTTTTGGGCTGCTGGCAGTCACGTTCACCAATAAGGCAGCCCGCGAAATGCTGGCGCGTATGTCGGCGATTCTGCCGATCGATACGCGTGGCTTGTGGATCGGCACGTTTCACGGTTTGTGCAACCGCATGCTGCGCGCGCACCACCGTGATGCCGGCTTGCCGCAAAGCTTCCAGATCCTGGATGTCACCGATCAGCTTGCCGCCATCAAGCGCCTGATGAAGGCCAATGGCGTCGACGATGAAAAGTACCCGCCGCGCGACGTGCAGCGCTTCATCAATGGTGCCAAGGAAGAAGGCCTTCGTCCGCAAGACGTCGAGGCCTACGATGCCCATCGCCGCCGCCTGATCGAGATCTATCAGCTTTACGAAGCCCAATGCCAGCGCGAAGGCGTGGTCGACTTCGCCGAGTTGCTGCTGCGGGCCTATGAGCTGCTGTCGCGCAATGCGCCGGTGCGCGAGCATTACCAGCGCCGCTTCCGCCACATTCTGGTGGACGAGTTCCAAGACACCAATACCCTGCAATACAAGTGGCTGCGCCTGTTGGCCGGTGGTGGCGCCGCCATCTTCGCCGTGGGCGACGATGACCAGTCCATCTACGCCTTCCGTGGCGCGAACGTCGGCAACATGTCCGACTTCGAGCGCGACTATGCGCATGGCACCGTGATTCGCCTGGAACAGAACTACCGTTCGTTCGGCCACATCCTGGATTCCGCCAACGCACTCATCGGCCACAACAGCGGCCGCCTGGGCAAGAACCTGTGGACGGACCAGGGCGAAGGCGAACCGGTGCGTGTCATCGAACAGCCTTCCGACGGCATGGAAGCCCAATGGATCGTGGACGAAATCCGTTCGCTCATTCATGACGGCAGCCTGCGCCGCGAGATCGCTGTTCTGTACCGCAGCAACGCGCAATCGCGCGTGATCGAGCACGCCATCTTCTCGGCCGGCATTCCGTACAAAGTCTATGGCGGGCTGCGCTTCTTCGAACGTCAGGAAATCAAGCACGCGCTGGCCTATCTGCGCTTGATGGCCAACCCGCACGACGATACCTCGTGGATGCGCGTCGTCAATTTCCCGACACGCGGCATTGGTGCGCGCACGCTGGAGCAACTGGCCGACGCAGCCCGCGCGCACGACACCAGCCTGTACGGCGCGGTGGCGTTGGTGGGCGGCAAGGGCGGTTCCAACCTGGCCCAGTTTGCCCAACTGATTCATCGCCTGATCGAAGAAACGCGCGACCTGCCTCTGCCGGAAATGGTTGAGCACATGCTCGAGACCAGCGGCCTGAATGCCCATTACAAGGCGGAACGCGAAGGCGCCGAGCGGCTGGAAAACTTGAACGAGTTGATCACGGCCGCTGCGGTGTTTGCGTCCGAAGAAAACTACGACGGCATGCCTGCCGGTGTGGTGCCCGACCAGGCCACCTCGTCGACGCTGATGCCCGGCGTGGTTGACGCGCCCATCGTGGCTTCCGACGGGTTGACGCCGCTGGCGGGCTTCCTGTCGCACGCCGCACTGGAAGCCGGCGACAACCAGGCCCAACAAGGCCAGGACGCGGTCCAGCTCATGACGGTGCATGCCGCCAAGGGTCTGGAATTCGACGCGGTCTTCATCACCGGCCTGGAAGAAGGGCTGTTCCCGCACGAGAACAGCATCCTGGAGCAGTCGGGGCTGGAAGAAGAGCGCCGTCTGATGTATGTGGCGATCACGCGCGCCCGGCAGCGCCTGTACATCAGCCTGGCCCAAAGCCGGATGCTGCATGGCCAGACGCGCTACGCGATGCGTTCGCGCTTCCTGGACGAGATTCCCGAAGAGCATCTGAAGTGGCTGTCGCCCAAGGCCGGCCTGGCGCCGCTCAGCAGCACGGGCGCTGGTTGGGGCGGTGGCAACCGTGGCGACGCATTCGGCCGCAAGGCCACCAATACCATTGCGCCGCGTCAACCTCGTGGCATCGCAAGCGGTGTCACGGTGGGCGACAAGCAGTATCGTGTGGGTCAGGGCGTGCATCACGCGCGGTTTGGCGATGGCACGATTATTGGCTTGAGCGGGGCCGGTCAGGACGCCCAGGCAGAAATCCAGTTTCGCGACGTGGGCGCCAAGACCTTGGCGCTGGGTATCGCGAAGCTTGATATTGTTCAGGGTTAA
- a CDS encoding RsmB/NOP family class I SAM-dependent RNA methyltransferase — MRIDQVQRVLGEILQWTYPADAALSHWLRHHPNLGARDRSEVAEAVYDVLRHLRRYRQFGESGVGPASRRLAILGLNATLGAEALEEGMDAAEAEWLKRVSQIDLSTLPRAIRGSIPDWLDERLALMDSPDTLVEALNRQASLDLRVNPLKVERDAMLTELQQSAGRYEPVAMPYSPWGIRMEGRPAINRWPQFENGSIEVQDEGSQLLALLVAPRRGEMIIDFCAGAGGKTLLLGALMRSTGRLYAFDVSAARLARAKPRFARSGLSNVVPVVIDSENDSRVKRLAGKAQRVLVDAPCSGIGTLRRNPDLKWRQHPQALAELGQLQERILNSAARCVAPGGRLVYATCSLLAEENEVQAERFLASHPDFERLDAAEILASRCETLKLEGPYLQLRPDVHGTDGFFAAVFERKKKGAAAEPAAAGVAVDADLAEDGSQEVLAESGVKATPVEAEAAEGKPVMEPMADAEAGTEVDTGADTEAPGKPA, encoded by the coding sequence ATCCGCATCGATCAAGTCCAGCGTGTTTTGGGCGAAATCCTGCAATGGACCTATCCGGCTGATGCCGCGCTGTCGCACTGGCTGCGTCACCACCCCAACCTGGGCGCGCGCGATCGCTCCGAGGTTGCCGAGGCCGTCTATGATGTGCTGCGCCATCTGCGCCGTTATCGCCAGTTTGGCGAAAGCGGCGTGGGACCCGCATCGCGCCGCCTGGCCATCCTGGGCCTGAACGCGACGCTGGGTGCCGAGGCGCTGGAAGAGGGCATGGACGCCGCTGAGGCCGAATGGCTCAAGCGCGTGTCGCAAATTGACCTGTCGACCTTGCCGCGTGCCATTCGCGGCAGCATTCCCGACTGGCTGGATGAGCGCCTGGCGCTGATGGACAGCCCGGACACCCTCGTCGAAGCGCTGAATCGCCAGGCCAGCCTGGACCTACGCGTAAACCCCCTCAAGGTTGAACGCGACGCCATGCTGACCGAATTGCAGCAAAGCGCCGGCCGCTACGAACCCGTAGCCATGCCGTATTCGCCGTGGGGCATCCGCATGGAAGGGCGTCCGGCAATCAACCGCTGGCCGCAGTTCGAAAACGGCAGCATCGAAGTGCAGGACGAAGGCAGCCAGTTGCTGGCGCTGCTGGTTGCCCCGCGCCGTGGCGAAATGATCATCGATTTCTGCGCGGGCGCTGGCGGCAAAACGCTGCTGCTGGGGGCGCTGATGCGCTCCACCGGCCGCCTGTACGCCTTCGACGTCTCGGCCGCCCGTCTCGCGCGCGCCAAGCCCCGTTTCGCGCGCAGTGGCCTGTCCAACGTGGTGCCTGTCGTGATCGACAGCGAAAACGATTCCCGCGTGAAGCGCCTGGCCGGCAAGGCCCAGCGCGTGCTGGTCGATGCGCCGTGCAGCGGCATCGGCACCTTGCGCCGCAATCCTGACCTGAAGTGGCGCCAGCACCCCCAGGCGCTGGCTGAACTGGGGCAGTTGCAAGAACGCATCCTGAATAGTGCCGCCCGTTGCGTGGCGCCGGGTGGACGTCTGGTCTATGCCACCTGCAGCCTGTTGGCGGAAGAAAACGAGGTGCAGGCCGAACGTTTCCTGGCCAGCCACCCTGATTTCGAACGTCTTGATGCCGCCGAAATCCTGGCCTCGCGCTGCGAAACGCTGAAGCTGGAAGGCCCGTATCTGCAATTGCGTCCCGACGTGCATGGCACCGACGGCTTTTTCGCGGCGGTATTCGAGCGCAAAAAGAAGGGCGCGGCAGCGGAGCCGGCGGCGGCAGGCGTAGCGGTTGACGCTGACCTGGCGGAAGACGGCAGCCAGGAAGTGCTGGCGGAAAGCGGGGTCAAGGCCACGCCGGTCGAAGCCGAGGCGGCTGAGGGTAAACCGGTGATGGAACCCATGGCTGATGCCGAGGCTGGCACCGAGGTAGACACCGGGGCTGACACCGAGGCACCGGGCAAGCCGGCCTGA
- a CDS encoding chorismate mutase: MANNESPKAELASLRAEIDEIDQQIMLLLGVRFRCTDMLGELKTNHGMDLVDPVRETQQVERIRRLAEEAGVPPALAETILREVIDTVVDNHTRLRERPYS, from the coding sequence ATGGCCAACAACGAGTCCCCAAAAGCCGAGCTGGCGTCGCTGCGTGCCGAGATCGACGAAATCGACCAGCAAATCATGCTGCTGTTGGGCGTGCGCTTTCGCTGCACGGATATGCTGGGCGAACTGAAAACCAACCACGGCATGGACCTGGTGGACCCCGTCAGGGAAACCCAGCAGGTCGAGCGCATCCGCCGTTTGGCCGAAGAAGCGGGCGTGCCGCCTGCCTTGGCCGAAACCATCCTGCGTGAAGTGATCGACACCGTGGTCGATAATCACACCCGCCTGCGCGAACGTCCGTACTCGTAA
- the purN gene encoding phosphoribosylglycinamide formyltransferase, which yields MQALAEACRNEGWPADIAAVIASRPDAGGLEWAAAQGIPTAALYHKDYPSREAFDAALAAEIDRYAPDYVILAGFMRVLTPGFVNHYAGRLVNIHPSLLPAFPGLHTHAQALATGVRVHGCTVHFVTPVLDHGPIIAQGCVPVLAGDTPELLANRVLAVEHQAFPAAVRWLAEGRVTLTNDHRVDVQGDPARLFTWSPAA from the coding sequence ATGCAGGCGTTGGCCGAAGCCTGCCGCAACGAGGGCTGGCCGGCCGACATCGCCGCCGTCATCGCCAGCCGACCGGATGCGGGCGGCCTGGAGTGGGCCGCCGCCCAAGGCATCCCCACGGCAGCGCTGTACCACAAGGACTACCCCAGCCGCGAGGCTTTCGATGCTGCCCTGGCCGCCGAAATCGATCGCTATGCGCCTGATTACGTCATCCTGGCCGGTTTCATGCGCGTGCTGACGCCAGGCTTCGTCAACCATTACGCCGGCCGCCTGGTCAATATCCACCCATCGCTGTTGCCGGCATTTCCTGGCCTGCATACGCATGCCCAAGCCTTGGCCACCGGCGTGCGCGTGCATGGCTGCACCGTGCATTTCGTGACCCCGGTCCTGGACCACGGCCCCATCATTGCCCAGGGCTGTGTGCCGGTTTTGGCTGGGGATACGCCGGAACTGCTGGCCAACCGCGTGCTGGCCGTGGAACATCAGGCTTTTCCGGCTGCCGTGCGCTGGTTGGCCGAAGGCCGGGTTACCCTGACAAACGACCATCGGGTGGACGTGCAGGGGGATCCCGCACGCCTTTTCACCTGGTCGCCGGCCGCCTGA
- a CDS encoding bifunctional riboflavin kinase/FAD synthetase has product MKPSLRIYRSLPPPDRRAPCALTIGNFDGVHRGHQAMLARVCQAARERGLTPSVMTFEPHPREYFATLNQRPELAPTRVSGLRDKLSALARYGVSQVVVQRFNARLAEMSANAFIENLLVQGLQTKWLLVGEDFRFGHKRSGDIDLLREAGMHHGFEVQTLADVADQQGHRISSSEVRTALAVGDLDRARHLLGHPFHISGHVIHGQKLGRTLGYPTMNLRVAERCAARSGIYVVQVYGLADRPLPAVASLGVRPTVEDRGRVLLESHLLEDTINAYGKLVRVEFLHKLRDEEKFPDLPSLTAAIAEDARNARAYFAVHGL; this is encoded by the coding sequence GTGAAACCATCGCTGCGTATCTACCGATCCCTGCCTCCGCCCGACCGGCGCGCTCCTTGCGCGCTGACGATCGGCAATTTCGACGGCGTCCATCGCGGGCATCAAGCCATGCTGGCTCGCGTCTGCCAAGCCGCTCGCGAGCGCGGTCTTACCCCTTCCGTGATGACCTTCGAGCCGCATCCCCGGGAGTATTTCGCCACGCTGAACCAACGCCCCGAATTGGCGCCCACCCGAGTCTCGGGCTTGCGCGACAAGCTGTCGGCGCTGGCCCGCTATGGCGTGTCCCAAGTGGTGGTGCAGCGGTTCAACGCCCGCCTGGCTGAAATGTCGGCCAATGCCTTCATCGAAAACCTTCTGGTACAGGGCCTGCAAACCAAATGGCTGCTGGTGGGCGAAGACTTCCGTTTTGGCCACAAGCGCAGCGGCGACATCGACCTGCTGCGCGAAGCCGGCATGCACCACGGCTTCGAGGTGCAGACACTGGCGGACGTGGCCGACCAGCAAGGCCATCGCATTTCAAGTTCCGAGGTGCGCACGGCGCTGGCCGTGGGCGATCTGGACCGCGCCCGCCACCTGCTGGGCCACCCCTTCCATATCAGCGGCCACGTCATCCACGGCCAGAAGCTGGGCCGCACCCTGGGCTACCCCACCATGAACCTGCGCGTGGCCGAACGCTGCGCCGCGCGCTCGGGCATTTACGTGGTGCAGGTCTATGGGCTGGCCGACCGGCCCCTGCCCGCCGTGGCCAGCCTGGGCGTGCGCCCAACCGTCGAAGACCGCGGTCGAGTGCTACTTGAGTCACACCTGCTCGAAGACACGATCAATGCTTACGGTAAACTCGTACGCGTCGAATTCCTGCACAAGCTGCGGGACGAAGAAAAGTTTCCTGACCTCCCTTCCCTGACTGCCGCCATCGCCGAAGACGCGCGAAACGCGCGCGCTTATTTTGCCGTTCATGGACTATAA